The proteins below are encoded in one region of Belonocnema kinseyi isolate 2016_QV_RU_SX_M_011 chromosome 3, B_treatae_v1, whole genome shotgun sequence:
- the LOC117169781 gene encoding uncharacterized protein LOC117169781, whose product MGRSISVCHSTRVEHHADLSRFWEIEDPLSASSFTEDELLCEEHFVANHVRLSSGQFKIRLPFRDGSPIEIGNSLGRAKLILEKTVACSKTKSAIQVEHFAFLSDYKELNHMELVNDFKETDSSQTVYLSHHPIIRENSSTTHLRVVFNASSITSAGSSLNSHLHIGPKLLTDLVSIILRWGMPHFVFVADVEKMFRQIKVNPRDCDYQRILKHLPEGKLEAWRLINVTYRTSCAPHLANRVIKQLARYGGFHFPKNQAILKNNVYVDDVLFSADTTEEANKF is encoded by the coding sequence atgggtCGCTCAATCTCGGTTTGTCATTCCACGAGAGTCGAACATCACGCTGATTTATCTCGATTCTGGGAAATTGAGGACCCTCTCTCGGCTTCTTCTTTCACTGAGGATGAACTTCTCTGCGAGGAGCATTTCGTTGCTAATCATGTGCGATTATCCTCCGGTCAATTCAAGATAAGGTTACCCTTTCGAGATGGTTCTCCCATCGAGATCGGTAATTCATTGGGTAGAGCAAAACTTATTCTAGAGAAAACTGTTGCTTGTTCAAAAACGAAATCAGCAATTCAAGTGGAACATTTCGCCTTTTTGTCTGATTATAAAGAGTTAAACCATATGGAACTAGTTAACGATTTTAAGGAAACGGATTCTTCTCAAACTGTATACCTGTCCCATCATCCTATTATTCGAGAAAACAGTTCTACTACTCATCTACGAGTAGTCTTTAATGCCTCAAGTATTACTTCCGCTGGATCCTCTCTGAACTCGCATCTACATATAGGTCcaaaattattaactgatttaGTTTCAATCATTTTGCGCTGGGGTATGCCACACTTTGTTTTTGTAGCCGACGTGGAAAAAATGTTTCGTCAAATTAAAGTTAATCCACGTGATTGTGATTACCAGCGCATATTGAAGCATTTACCAGAAGGCAAACTAGAAGCCTGGAGATTAATAAACGTCACTTACAGAACATCATGTGCCCCGCACTTGGCTAATCGCGTTATAAAACAATTGGCTAGGTATGGAGGTTTTCATTTTCCTAAAAATCAAGCGATCTTAAAGAATAATGTATATGTGGATGACGTTCTCTTTAGCGCAGACACAACCGAAGAAGCTAATAAGTTTTGA
- the LOC117169780 gene encoding uncharacterized protein LOC117169780 has protein sequence MRSPQRDFGRRQSELSEKSETNRDSDSKERKGSGVDEASSEGSADVTFNTPLHPVPTEDRNRLHFGRKKIRKQEKREHKVKNGHLGRRKAEISRNKVKEAIARLKINKLTGEVYFENEALEYGGLGVREEIWRICNKVWKGEGRPKEWKTGLVDPLIKKGESKKVEEYRGITLMSAGYNIYEEALRRRKKTGTIDNVYVLNYLVNRNLGRKKGKLGALFADFKAAFNSVNRMILSAAIKEKGVDESSIERIKKIFLDTNIRVKMGDKKGEEFWTGSWLRQGYPLSPILFGILLANLEEQ, from the exons ATGCGCAGTCCACAACGTGATTTCGGAAGAAGGCAGAGCGAGTTAAGTGAGAAGAGTGAAACAAATAGGGATAGCGATAGTAAAGAGAGAAAAGGTAGCGGCGTAGACGAGGCAAGCAGTGAGGGAAGTGCGGATGTCACGTTTAATACGCCTTTGCATCCCGTACCAAC GGAAGACCGTAATAGATTACATTTCGggagaaaaaaaataaggaagcaAGAAAAGAGAGAACATAAAGTGAAAAATGGTCATTTGGGGAGAAGAAAAGCTGAGATTAGTAGAAATAAGGTGAAAGAGGCGATTGCAAGGTTGAAAATAAACAAGTTAACAGGGGAAGTATACTTCGAAAATGAAGCACTGGAATATGGAGGATTAGGGGTGAGGGAAGAGATCTGgaggatttgcaacaaggtatggaaaggtgAAGGGCGGCCGAAGGAGTGGAAGACCGGGCTGGTAGACCCGTTGATTAAGAAAGGAGAAAGCAAAAAGGTGGAGGAATATAGAGGTATCACACTCATGTCCGCGGGATATAACATTTATGAGGAAGCGCTTAGAAGGAG AAAAAAGACGGGAACCATAGATAACGTCTACGTGCTCAACTATCTAGTCAATAGAAACCTAGGGCGGAAGAAAGGAAAGCTAGGCGCATTGTTTGCGGACTTTAAAGCAGCATTTAACTCAGTTAACAGGATGATCTTATCGGCAGCCATAAAAGAGAAAGGAGTAGACGAAAGTTCaatagaaaggataaaaaaaatatttttggatactaATATAAGAGTGAAGATGGGAGATAAGAAAGGTGAGGAATTCTGGACAGGAAGTTGGCTCAGACAAGGATATCCTTTGAGCCCAATTCTATTTGGTATTCTTCTCGCAAATTTAGAGGAGCAGTAG